Within Legionella birminghamensis, the genomic segment TACTTGGTCAGTTGGTTGAAATGTTTTTCGATCTGCCTCTAATCCATTCAAGCATTTCAGCGGCAATCAGTGGGTGTGCAATATAATAACCCTGTGCCAGATCACAGCCAATTTCACAGAGATAATCCAGTGTTTCTTTATCTTCAAGCCCTTCGGCGGTAGTTTGTAAACCCAGACTTTTACCCAAATCAACGATGGATTTGATAACGACTCTTGATTCCAGCGAAAATTTTGCATTGATTACAAAGGACTTATCAATCTTAATCTCGGAGAATGGCAGCCTGACTAACTGCAGCATGGAAGAAAAGCCGGTTCCGAAATCATCGATTGATAATTCGAAGCCCTGCATTCTTAAACGGGTTAGAATTTCCAGTGAGGCGATAGGATCCTCCATTGCCGCAGTCTCTGTCAGTTCGAGGATTAGACAATGAGGATGCAAACCCAGTCGATGGATGGTGTCGCCCAACTGCTCGAACAGTGCAGTGTTTTTTAAAGAAGAGGGGGAGATGTTGACAGAAAGTTTTAAATTTTTTATCGTCTGCTCGTGCAGAAGCTGCTTATAGACAGGGCCCTGAGTTACTTCACGGAACCAGTGCAAAGCCTGATCAAGCACTTCAAAGGTGATTCGATCAATTAACTGGCAGGACTCGGCAAATGGTATGAACTGATCAGGCTGTACAATTCCAAATCGTGTGTTAACCCAGCGGCTTAATACTTCAAAACCTTTCAGTTCGTATGTTTGGCAATCGATTTTAGGTTGATAGACCACATAAATTTCTTTTTGCTCCAGCGCATTGGATAAATCGCTTTTGGCCAGAAGCTCCGGCTGTTTCTCTACAAAATTAAAAGAAGCGGGTTGGATTTGTGACGATGTGCTAAGCTGTTTCAATAATTTTCTTAAATCAGTCAATGAAAATGGTTTTGGAAGAACAGCAACAACATTCAATCCATGCTCTGAGGCGGTCCGCTGGGCTGCGTCAAGAACGCGATTGCCTACACCACTGGTAATGAGAATTTTGGCTTTACAGCGGTGTTTCGCCAACTCAGTCATGACCTGGATACCATCCATACCTGGCATGATCAAATCAATAGCGAGCAGCTGCGGCTTCCATTCCCTTACCTTATTTAAAAATAATTCCGGATTAGTAGTATACTGGGCCTCGATGTCTGTGTACCTTGCAATATTTTGAATGGTTTTACAGATCATCATGTCATCATCCAGAATTAATAAACGATTACTCATCCTGGGCCTTCCTTGTTATGCACTGTTTAATGCTTCCCTGATCTTGGTTAATAAATCAACACGTCGATAAGGTTTGCTGAGCAAATGTACACCGGGTGTCAGTTGACCCTGGTGGATTACGATATCCTCGGGGTAACCGGAAGTATACAATACCTTTAAATCGGGTCTTAATTTTTGAGCCAGAGCGGCCAGTTCTGTTCCGCTTAAACCTCCTTCCATTACTATATCAGTAAAAAGCAACTCCAAATCTTTTCTCGTTTTTAAAATATCCAGGGCACTAAGGCCATTTGAGGCTTCTGTGACCTCATAGCCAGCAGCTCTGAGCTGTTCCGAGGCATAATGGCGTACTTTTTCGTTATCTTCGACCAAAAGCACTTTTTCATGGCCATGCAGTTTTGCTTGCGGTTTCTTTTCTTCCTCAGGAATGGCTGAATAAGCGGCCTTGGGCAAATAAAGTCTTACCGTAGTGCCGTTTCCAGGCTCTGAATAGATATTGATATGCCCACCCGATTGCTTAATAAAGCCAAATACCATACTAAGCCCAAGCCCGGTTCCTTTGTCCTTGGATTTCGTTGAAAAAAAAGGTTCAAACACTTTTTTCAGATGTTCCGGTGCAATGCCGCTGCCGGTATCGGAAATCAGTATTTCGGCATAGGATCCGGGTTTGATTTCAGCATGCATATCGGCATAGCTTTCATCCAGCTCGGTATTTTGGGTTTCAATAATAAGCTGTCCCCCGGCAGGCATAGCATCACGAGCATTGAGACAGAGGTTCAAAATAGCATTTTCAAGTTGGGAAGGATCAACCATTGCCGGCCAAAGTTGCGCTTCCTTTTTAAATTTTATTTCAATGTTGTCACCAATTGTTCGTTTTAAAAGGCTCATCATGTTCTCAAGGAGCACATTTAAATCAATCAACCGGGGTTCCAATGCCTGGCGTCGGGCAAAGGCTAGCAGCCTTTTAGTTAATTCTGCACCGCGTTGCGACGCGTTATAAATCATAACGGCCATTTCATTAAGACTGGCATCCTCTGACAATTCTTCCGCTAATAATTCGGCATTACCCATTATAATTGTGAGCATGTTATTGAAATCATGTGCGACACCTCCGGTTAACTGGCCCAGGGACTCAAGCCGCTGGGATTGGCGAAGTTGCTCTTCAAGCGCGTAGCGTTCTGTCAGATCAGTCATCCCTCCAATCATCCGTACGGCTTTGCCGCGTTCGTCACGAATTACATTGCCGCGATCAAATACTTTGGCATAGCTGCCGTCTTTTCGGCGAAAGCGGTATTCAGCGCTCCAATGATCTTTCCCTTCATTAATTACTTTAAAAACACCCTGGATAACCCGGTTAAAATCCTCGGGGTGAATATAATTCATCCAGGAGCTGATATTGGGTGAAATTTCATTGCGCTGATAACCAAAGAGCGTTTCAAAGCCTTCGTTCCACCAGATTGCGTTGTCCTGGAGATTGAGATCCCAAATGGCATCATTCGTTGCTTTGGAAAGAAGGCGAAAACGTTCCTCACTTTCACTCAGCGATTGCTCTGTTTTTTTTCTTTCCGTGATATCTTTTGCTACACCCGCGACGCGGTATAACTGTCCATTTGCATCGTAGATATTGAACGAACGATCAAGAATCCAGCGCAGTTCACCATCGGGTCGAAGGATACGGTACTCTTCATTGTATCCCTCACTTGCCTTCTGAATTAATTCAAGGACTTTGCTGCGATCTTCTTCAAAGATAGCATCAAGCCATTGCCGGGGATGCTCATAGAGTTCCTGGCAGGATCGGCCCCAGATTTGTTCATAAGCCGGGCTTACATATAAGATTTGGTCATGGGTTGCGTTGGTCAGCCAAAAAACCTCCTGGATATTTTCGGTCAGTTGACGGAAGCGGTGCTCAGTTTCCTGTCGGATTTCCTCCAGCCTCTTTTGCTCGGTTATATCCTGAAAAGCGCCCTGAACTTTAATTATTGTATCTGTTTCATCCCGAACAGCTTCTCCCATGATTTTAATCCATAGATGATTTTTCCGTGAAGTGAGAATTGGTATTTCTAGATGAAAAGGCGTTCCTTGCTGCATGCACTGCTTAAAAGCATCGTCGAGCCATTGCTGATATTCTTTGGGATAGAGGGCGATGAGATTGGCGAGAGAGGGATGGAAACAGGTAGGCACTTCATGCATTGACTGTGCTTCCTCAGACCAGATAAAACTGCATTCCGGGAGCTTCACTGACCAGGCGCCAACCCGGCTTATCTGCGAAGCCATACGCAGAAAAGATTGTTTCTCTTCAAGCTCAGCCACCATCAATTTCTTCTGAGTGATGTCTTCGCATACGGCAATTAGATTAATCGGTTGACCCGTCTCATCCCGCGGCGCTGAGATGCTGAGCCGCACCCAGATTATCTGACCGTTTTTGGTCAAATACCGTTTTTCAAAGGTGTGTCCTGTCTCTGTAGTAAATAATGAACGGGTAAGCTCCCAGCTGATATCTCTATCATCCGGATGAGTGATATCCATAAATGTTTTTTGATATAACTCCTGCTCAGAATAACCAAGCATCTGGCAATAAGCTGCATTGACCTGTAAAAAATAACCATTCAGATCCGTAATGGCAATACCAGTGGCCGCATCCTGAAATGCATGACGGAATCGCGATTCGCTTGTTTGCAGAGCATTCGTTTTTTCGTGAAGTTCAATGCAAATTTTTACCAGATAACTGGCATGATCAATTAATTCAAAATCCCGGGCAGTCGGCTCATACAAATGTTCATAATATAAAGCAAAAGCCGCAATGACCTTCTGATGACTGTCAAAAACAGGAGTAGACCAGCAAGATTTTAAATTATATTGTTTTGCAATATCGGTATATTCCTCCCAGGAGGAGTGTTTGCTTACGTCAGGGATAATAACCCGCTTTTTCAAAAACATGGCAGAACCCGAACAGGCCTGTGCGGGTCCAATTTCCATTCCCTCAAGAGTCTCTGTATAAATAGGGGGTAAATGAGGAGAAGCTCCAAGCCGAATGTGAATACCATCCTTATCCAGTAACAAAACAGAGGCTTTTGCGTCCTGGGTAATTTCTTCGATACCCAGGACAATCGTTTCCAATAATTTTGAGAGAGGCGTATTGCTGAGAATTAATTCAAAAACCCTTCTTTCCACCTGAAGCAATGCCTCGTAGCCAGACGGTTTACGCTTTGGCTGTTTATGCTGTGAATCCCTATCAGCATCCTTTGAAGAAATCTTCATTACTCACCTGATTGTATACGGTTTATCTCCCTACTTTTTTATAGTGTAGTTCATTCAGTCATAGGGGAGTTGTGGTGACTCTGCAGAATAATAAAAAAATACTATACTCCAATTATCAGGATCTATAAGGACCACGATCATGCATGAACTTCTTAATTTAATTGCAATTATTATCGTATTTGGACTGGCAATGTGGTTAATCAATGTTTTTATACCAATGCCTGCTGCCATCAAGTCCTTATTGAATATTCTGGTACTAATCGTTTTGATTATATATATCCTGCAATTCTTTGGAGTGATAAATACGATATTGCCTCCCATTCGTATTTTAAAGTAAATTGACAGCTGAACGTTCGACTGCCAATAGCAAGGATGGATTATGCCGGGTACAGTTTTTGTCAGAAAAAAAGAGGATTTCAATCTTAGATCGCAGAAGAAATTACCTGTGGATCCATTAAAACCCGAGCAAGCCAACAATAGCCTTTCTTATGAGGCTTATTGCGCTGAGCTCCTTGCCGATGCGACGCATATCAATTCATCTTCCCGAACACAAAAATACAGTGGGGCACAGTTTGAAATAGCATTGATTGGATTTGGCGACAAACAGCAGTTGGAAAAAGAAATGGATTCGAATATAAAGGTCGAGTTGCCGGAATTCTTTGAGGCGGATATGGATGCCGGTTTTAACTGGCTTGATTTGGCTGTCAGTTATGGCGACAAGAATGCATTGAAATATTTTCGCTTACGCATCCAGGAAGATTCTTTCCGCCAGGCATTTTGTGAGTATTGCAAACACCGTCCTGATAATCATCTGGAGCGCCATGCGGATATATCACCTGGTTTTTTTAGTGGTTCTTTGCGGCAAAGCTCCCCGAATTCCCGCGACTACGACCGCGGGACCCACAACCCAGCTCAATCTTCGACCTTGCGGTCGTAGCCCATAGGTATCTACGCATCACCACTACGCCCTGCGGCTTGTCCGCAGGGTCCAGTTTTTCTATGAGTCATCTGGATCCCTCGGATACACAAGCCGAGGGAAGTCGAAGCTAAGAGCAGACTGTGTTTTCAGGGATGTGTAGATAGCTATGGGTCGATGCCGCGGGGATACGATCAGCTTCAATTAAAGCTTCATCCGCCGATAAATAATAAAAGGCAAATTCGAAATAACCCCCATAATATAACGCCAGAAAAAAGGATGGTAACTCATTCTTTTTTTCCTCGAAAATGCCTTATAACATGCCCTCGCGCAGTCCTTGGGTGCAGAGGCATAAAAAATCCCGGGCTTTCCAAATGTCTGTGTGGTGTCAATAAAACCAAGGCGCATGATCGTCAATGTCTGGGAGGGCCGGGCGGATTGCTGCAAGCCCTGCAGATATACCTCAACTGCTGCTTTGCTTGCTCCGTATAAGCTATTCTTGCTGCGTCCTCGACAGGCTGCCACCGAACTTAGAAAAATAAGTTCATGCGTGGCTTGTTCCTTGTTCAGATAGCCATAGATGATTTCAAAAGTGCTTGTTATATTCACCTTGGTTAACAAGTTTATATCAGAATAAGCAAGTTCCTGGTTTTCCAGAATTAAACTATGAGCCAGGAATAAACCGAGGTTTTCCTGTCGGGCAAAAAGTTGCAGGCATAATTCCCTGCTGTCATTGGAAAAATCGAAAACTATGGTCTGGCAGGGAATTTTATAGCGCAGCGTATAATCCGCCGCCATAATTTTTAATTCAGCTGCATCACGGGCAATTAAGATTAAAGGGTGTCCCTTGCTTGCCATTAAGTGGCCAAACTCACGGGCGATTGCCGAACTGGCGCCGCTGATAACCCATGTTGTTTTATTCATATACAGATCCCCAATCGTCTTGCCAAATCGGAGCAGGGATGATGGGGAAGCGTAGCGAGAAGTTTTATGAATTTGTCGTGATTAGGATATTGTATTTTAAACTGCTCCGCTGTAAGCAGAATATCTTTTGCCAGGTAAACTTTTCCCTCATGCCTTGTAACCCAATCATTTAAATCCATCACCGCTTGCCTTGCCTGGGGTTGGTTTACATAATCAATAGCAATAGTAAATCCTGGCTGGGTAAAGGAGAGTAAACCTCTGCCGTTTTGACTTAAATACTTTAATACAGCCAGACTCGGCAATGCCTGATATTTTCGGCTAATCAGTAAGCACTGCGTCAGGCATTCCTTTATTAAGGCTTTATCAATTACGGCCTGAAATTGAATCAGTCCTTTCTTTCCATACAGACCACTCCAGTTGCTAATTTTATCGAGGGGGTTATTGAATACAGGAAGAGGAAGAAGCTGTGATTGAGACGAGGAGCGATAATAATAAAACTGATTAAAGAGCTTCATCCCGACACGGTTAATAAGGCGAAAAGGAATTGGCGGGAGCTTATGGGAACGGTATGTCTCTTTATCAACATGCTGCTCATAGTGCGCATAAGAAAGCACGGAGCGCTCAGGATTTAATAAATCGAGCCAGGCGGCCTGGTAGTCAGCGCTGTTCGCCAATTCCAGCATTCTTTGAATCAAGCTATCCCATTGCTGAAATTTTTCATTTTGACTTTTTACAAACTGCGGTGCTTTTTTTAGTTTAAGCCCCACGCGTTTGATAATCCCTGTCAACCCCAATCCGCCAATCGTTGCATAAAACAGATCGGCATTTTCTTTCGGGCTGCAATGAACAGATTCCTGCTGGCACTGCAGTTCCAGCCATTCAATATGCTGGCCCAAGGCGGCTTCCCTGGGATTATTTTTTCCATGGACATCATTAGCTATTCCTCCGGCCAGAGTGGCGCGTAGTGTCCCTGGAATAACCGGAGGAATAAAGTTCGGATCAATGCTGAACAAATCAGCAAACGTAACGCCTCCCTGACAAACCAGTAATCCCGTTACGGAGTCAAAAGAAAGGAAGTGATTAAGCCTGGTAGTATCGAGAATAGAATGCTGGTCATTCAGGCAGCAGTCATTATAACTGGTTCCTGCTCCGCGGGCCAAAATGGAATCTTTTGCAGATAGCTGTAAATCCTCTATCTGTTTTTCCGTGTCTGGACGAAAGCACTTCGATTCTGTCTGCAGATTATGGGCGAAATTGCCAAAAGGCATTAATTTAGGCTGCATTGCTATGGCTATGATAAAAATTAAATTTTGACAGCTTTTCTGCAGAATAACAATTGTTAGTGTAAATGAGGCTTGGAACGCACCCTGGAATACTGGTCTGGAAAGAAGTGCACATTGAGTGCATGGTGTTTACAAATAGTGCGAGATGTTCTATACTCTTAGCAAAATATGCCTGTGAAGGTGGGAATCATATGCCTCAAGATAAATTCAGTTATTTGTTGGACGATAATGACACTCCAAGAAAATTAAGTGATCTGGAAATACTGGGACTTAAACCGGATTTCTTTAAGCAAAACAATAGAAAAGGCCAACCTAAAGACCAGTCGCACCAGTTTGCCCTTTATGCGAAAAAATATCGCGTAAAGTATCACCCTGATCATAACGATAACTCTCCTCGCTCTAACGAAGCAAGCAAACTCATTGGTGCGGCAATCGATCGCATTGCGGCCAATCTACGGCGAAATAATGGAGAATATAAAGAGAAGGACAAAAGCAATGAAGGCTTCGTTCCTGATGTTAATCTGGATGATTTTTTGCAAGAACGTCTCCAAGCCTGCGAATCGGCTCAAGTAGTGATGAACGTTTTGGAAAAGGAAATAAATAATCTGGGTACTCCAGATGAAAATTTAACTATTCCAGACATAGCGAGGCTCTTTGCGAAAAATGCCATATTATCCAGGGTAACCCCTGAGCTTATCAGTTTTGAGCTTGAGCTTTTTGACAAATTGAGTAAAAAGGCAAAAACAGCAGATGATTTGTTTGCAATTGCGATGGTGCATAAACAATTGGATAGTGGTTTGCTTGCCCAATGGGTTGATGTTTATAGGCATTTTATAAAACCTGCTGAAATGGGGCATATTTCTGCTTTACGCCAAGTCGCCAGCTATATGATGTTCGGACAATTTGATGACTATCCTTCAAGCAGTGAGCCATCCTATGGTTTTATGTGGGCTTTGGATTGTTTATACACTTTTCAGCAAACAATTATTCCCGCCCTTGAAGCTTCTAATAATCCGCAAGATCAAGAGCAGGCAAAGCTGCTAAAAGATGATATCGCAAGAACGATAAGGCGTTTTGGAATGACGGAGGTTCCAGCTAAAGGCTCCAAAGAATATGAAAGAATACTGCAATATTTAAAAAATAAAAATCCTGGCTATAAAGAGGATATGGAAAAAAACCTTCCGTTTGGAAGTGCGTCAGAGATAATCAGGGAAAAAAACCCGCGGGTCTGGCAGTTAATGCAGCCAAAAGCTATCGAATCCGCAAAAGATGTCGAACTGCAAAAAGAGGCTCGTTCGACGGCTCCATTCAGTGAAACAGCGCCCCCATCTTCAGACCAACCTGCACCCAAAAAGCAAACCGAACCGGAACCCGGACATGTTGTCAATCCGAAAAAGCCGGATGTACAGGTTCAGCAAACTGCAGCTCAAGACGTTCATCGTGAACAGCAAAATAGTTTCGAGCAACCAGGTAAGGCCGATATATTCGACCGTCTTCTCAAAAAACTTACCGAAATAGATACTCAGGCATCAATGCAATTGCCGCTGCATAGGGTTGTTGTTGAGTTAGAAAAAGCATCTAAATTTTCCTCGCCCGATTACGACACTTTAATTGCAGCAGCAGAAAAGACAGTCGATCTTTTGGAAAAGCCCACCAAGCAGAAAGCTGAGGATTATGTCGAATATGCCAACTCGCTTCAACAAAGTTCTGGATGGCGACGATTGGGTGCTGCAATGAAAGCGCTGGGGACTCTTATTGCTCGATGGTTAGTGGCAGCTGCGACCTTTGGACGAGCTAAGGACACTATGCAAAGTCTTTCCACTACAGCCAAAGAGAGTTGGCAGCAAGCAAAAACAGGCAGGGAAGGTTTATCTCATGCAATGAGACTGTTTGGTGATTCGAAAAAAGCAATGAAGGACGCAGTAAGCGATGAGAAAGCGGCTGATGAGGTTCCTGGTTCACCTGCCAATTCCCCAAGTTCTTCGAGTTAGAGTAACAAGCTAGAAAAGGAATATCATGAGAAAATTGACTGGGAGTGTTTTACTAACAGGATTGTTTTTCCCCATTGTCATTCTCGCAGCTGATCTCCCTACGGTAGTTATCGGTTCTGAAAACTATGATAAAAAGATGTGCATTGAACGTTACACCCAGGATTGTCTTGATAGCGTTTGTATGACTTCCTCTGATACTGATTGTAATGATAAATGTCAATCTGAAGCTGAGGATAAGTGTCAGGATGCAGCTGATGACTAGTCAAGTTTTTGACTAGTCAAGTGGGGTTTGCAAACAAGCTGCTTGGCCAATAAGACTAAAATTCCTGGTTGAAGTCGCATCCCCGCGGCTACACCCCTCAAATCTCCGCTGCGGCCATCCGAATCCCCGCGGCTGCGACCGCAGGGCCCACACGAAGCCAATTTAATGTTAAGCACACTTGTTTATGACTACCTGTTAAACCCTATTTTTTGGCAACATTGAAACTTGTCTGACGACCATGCTGCTCCAACAGACATGGGCCCCCGCGGTCAGTGCCGCGGGGATTCGGACGGGGAAAATATTTGTGTAGATAGATAGCTATGGGCTGCGACCCATAGCTATCTACACAAGCGCATGAGAATTAAAAGCTCTCGAATCCCCGCGGCTGCGACCGCGGGGTCCACACGAAGCCAATTTAATGTTAAGCACACTGGTTTATGACTACCTGTTAAACCCTATTTTTTGGCAACATTGAAACTTGTCTGAGGAGCATGCTGCTCCAACAGACATGGGCCCCGCGGTCGCAGCCGCGGGGATTCGAGGGGCGCAGCCGTGGGGATTCGGATGGTCGCAGCCGCGGGGATTTGGATGGTCTTTGTCGCGGGGATTCGCTAGCTTTATTTCTATGCCATGCCTATGGACTCGTCTCAGGAATCAGAATTAATCTGTCTCCTAATTCTGGCACATTAATTGCTAAAGCAAATTCAGTTTAATGATTAAGCTTGATTTCAGGATAACTCATGGTTGAGAAGGATGTATTATCGCAAGAAGAAATTAATGCCTTGCTAGGCGCTGTAAGCAGCGATAATGCTGATTCATCTGAAGAACCTGGGCAGGATATCCCCGCTGCACAAACCGCCAATAAAACCGAGCATGTTGAAGTCCTCAATTTTGCCAGCCAGGAACGCATTGTACGCGGTGAGCTTCCTGTTCTGGATAAAATCCACGATCGGGCTGCGCGGTATTTTGCCAATGATATCTATCTTTTGATGGCGAAAGAAATTCACATCAAGCAAGAACCCATGGCGGTAGTAAAGCACCGTGAGTTCCTCAGCGCTTTGCCAAACCCCAGTTTAATGACGATTTATCGCTTCAAGCCTTTAAGAGGAAAAGCGCTCATTGTGTTTGACAGCACCTTTGTTTATGACCTGGTGGACTATTATTTCGGCGGCAGCTCCCAATTTTGTGCACAAACCGATAAAACTGATTTCACGGCTGCTGAATTGCGGGTGATGGATATTGTAATAGGAAAACTGGTGCGTAATATCGAACAAGCCTGGGCCCCGATTATTCATCTTGAGCCCATTAGAGTCAATGACGAAACCAACCCTCAACTCGTCCATATCGGGGAACCGGACGAATTATTGTTAGTCAGTAAATTCAGCCTGGATTTTGGAAAGGAGCAGGGCACTTTTGCTTTTATATTGCCCTATTCGATGGTTGAGCCGATTAAACAACAGCTTGAGTTAGGGGCGGCCAGACCAGACGAGGATATCGATCCCAACTGGATCATGTCCCTTAAAGAAGAACTGATGGAAGTGGAATTGACCATCAGTTCAGTGATGGCGCAGACCACCAGTACACTGGGCAAAGTGATGGACTGGAAGGCAGGTGATTTCCTGGCGCTCGAAATGCATGAGGAAGTGACTGTCGATATTGAAGGAACCCCGGCTTTCATCGCCACTGTGGGCAAGGTCAATGATAAAAGAGCATTAAAAATAATCAAAAAAATCAGCTATTAAAGGATTTGTATGAGTGAGAATACAGAAGGTGTCACTGCCAAATTGACACAGGATGCGGCAGGAAGTGCAGAGAGTGAAAAAATGGAAATGATTTTGGATATTCCTGTGACTGTAACAGTGGAAATCGGCCGCACCAAAATGTCTATCCGAAATTTATTACAACTTAACCAGGGTGGGATTGTGGCATTGGATCGCATGGCAGGCGAGCCGCTGGATGTCTTGGTCAACGGAACTTTGGTGGCACATGGTGAGGTGGTTGTTGTAAATGACAAGTTTGGTGTCCGTCTGACGGATATTGTCAGTAAAGCAGAGAGAATTAAGCGTTTAAGATGAAATTACTAGGTAAGGGACTGGCTCTTTTTTTCTTCCTGGCCACTGCTGCACATGCAGCAGGCTCAGGGGAACCGGGTTTAAGTAATGCTGAATTGCTAAGAATTCTCATTGGCTTATTGTTTGTCATTGTATTAATTCTTGCCTTTACCTGGCTGTTAAAACAGTTAAATCGAATGGGAAATTATAAAAACGCTAATCTTGAGGTGATTAGCTCCTCACCTCTAGGCCCGCGCGAAAGAATACTGGTGTTGCGGGCGGGTGCGAGGTATTTATTATTAGGTGTGACCAGCAATAACATCAGTATCCTTTGCGATTTTGGAGAGCAACTTCCATCAGGTTTTGAAAAACAGAAAGAGGCTGGTTTCGCTGACCTTCTTAAAAACGCCCTGAGGACAAAGTCTTAATGAAACGATTTACTTTTGCCCTACTGTTTTTGCTGATTCCTTCCCTTGCCTTCGCGTCTAATCTCTCATTGCCGGCAGTGACGGTCAGCCCTTCTGCCAATGGTGAAACCTATAGCGTCAATTTACAGATTATTCTGTTAATGACACTGTTAAGCGTTATTCCCGGCCTGTTGATGGCGATGACCTCCTTTACGCGTATCATTATTGTCTTATCAATGTTACGCCAGGCGATTGGCTTAGGCCAGACACCCACCAATCAAATTCTGATAGGTATTTCACTTTTTCTGACCTTTTTTGTGATGTGGCCAGTATTTAATCAAATCAATCAGGAAGCCATCCAACCGTACATCAGTGAACAAATTGATTTCCCCCAGGCCTTGAACCGGGCCACGCAACCTTTAAAGCAATTCATGCTCCGGCAAACGCGAAAAAATGATCTGGCCTTATTTGAAAAGTTTGGCAAGGAGCAATTCGCCAATGTGTCTGATATTCCCATGCAGATTGTCATTCCTGCATTTGTGACCAGTGAATTGAAAACCGCTTTTCAAATCGGTTTTATCCTGTTTCTGCCTTTTTTAATTATTGATATGGTAGTGGCTTCCGTGCTGATGGCAATGGGGATGATGATGTTATCCCCCCTTATCATTTCTTTGCCTTTCAAAATAATGCTGTTTGTAATGGTAGATGGCTGGACTCTGGTATTGGGGTCGCTTGCCTCGAGTTTTGCAATGAGCTAGGAGAAAATCATGACAGCCGATTCTGTTTTATCCTTATTCAGCGAAGCTGTTTATGTAATGATTCTCCTGTTGCTGGTTCTGATTGTCCCGGGACTGGTGGTGGGCTTGATTGTCGCCATGTTTCAGGCTGCGACACAAATTAACGAAGCCAGTTTAAGTTTTATTCCCAAGCTGCTGGTTACTTTTTTAGTAATGGTGATAGCAGGCCCTTGGCTATTGAAAACAATGATCAATTACACTGATAACTTATTCAGTAATATTCCTTATTTACTGGATTAATATGGCCATTTCCTACCAAAGCATCATTCTTTATCTAAGCCAGATTATCTGGCCGCTGGCGCGGATATCCGGATTATTTTTAGCAATGCCACTGATTTCTTCAGTATTACTGCCCAGAAGTATCCGCATTATTTTCGCTTTTACTCTGGCTCTGCTGGTCATGCCGTTTATTCCTCAGTCGATGTCTTTTTTATATTTTAAGTTAGACCATCTGTTTTTTCTGATCAATGAATTATTGCTAGGCTTGCTAATGGGCTTCGTGCTGCAATTAGTGTTTCAGATTTTTATTATCGGCGGCCAGATTATTGCCATGCAGGCGGGACTAGGTTTTGCTGTAATGGTTGATCCGGCCAGCAAAGCCAGCGTTCCTTTAGTCAGTCAGCTGTATTTAATAATGGTCAGCCTTTTATTCCTGGCTTTGAATGGCCATCTTGCCTTACTGGAGATCTTTCTTGACAGCTTCAGAATAAAACCAATCGGCCAGTTTAATGTGGGGATTGCCGAGTTTTC encodes:
- the fliO gene encoding flagellar biosynthetic protein FliO; this translates as MKLLGKGLALFFFLATAAHAAGSGEPGLSNAELLRILIGLLFVIVLILAFTWLLKQLNRMGNYKNANLEVISSSPLGPRERILVLRAGARYLLLGVTSNNISILCDFGEQLPSGFEKQKEAGFADLLKNALRTKS
- the fliN gene encoding flagellar motor switch protein FliN, whose translation is MSENTEGVTAKLTQDAAGSAESEKMEMILDIPVTVTVEIGRTKMSIRNLLQLNQGGIVALDRMAGEPLDVLVNGTLVAHGEVVVVNDKFGVRLTDIVSKAERIKRLR
- a CDS encoding FAD-binding oxidoreductase, producing the protein MPFGNFAHNLQTESKCFRPDTEKQIEDLQLSAKDSILARGAGTSYNDCCLNDQHSILDTTRLNHFLSFDSVTGLLVCQGGVTFADLFSIDPNFIPPVIPGTLRATLAGGIANDVHGKNNPREAALGQHIEWLELQCQQESVHCSPKENADLFYATIGGLGLTGIIKRVGLKLKKAPQFVKSQNEKFQQWDSLIQRMLELANSADYQAAWLDLLNPERSVLSYAHYEQHVDKETYRSHKLPPIPFRLINRVGMKLFNQFYYYRSSSQSQLLPLPVFNNPLDKISNWSGLYGKKGLIQFQAVIDKALIKECLTQCLLISRKYQALPSLAVLKYLSQNGRGLLSFTQPGFTIAIDYVNQPQARQAVMDLNDWVTRHEGKVYLAKDILLTAEQFKIQYPNHDKFIKLLATLPHHPCSDLARRLGICI
- the fliM gene encoding flagellar motor switch protein FliM, giving the protein MVEKDVLSQEEINALLGAVSSDNADSSEEPGQDIPAAQTANKTEHVEVLNFASQERIVRGELPVLDKIHDRAARYFANDIYLLMAKEIHIKQEPMAVVKHREFLSALPNPSLMTIYRFKPLRGKALIVFDSTFVYDLVDYYFGGSSQFCAQTDKTDFTAAELRVMDIVIGKLVRNIEQAWAPIIHLEPIRVNDETNPQLVHIGEPDELLLVSKFSLDFGKEQGTFAFILPYSMVEPIKQQLELGAARPDEDIDPNWIMSLKEELMEVELTISSVMAQTTSTLGKVMDWKAGDFLALEMHEEVTVDIEGTPAFIATVGKVNDKRALKIIKKISY
- the fliQ gene encoding flagellar biosynthesis protein FliQ, with the protein product MTADSVLSLFSEAVYVMILLLLVLIVPGLVVGLIVAMFQAATQINEASLSFIPKLLVTFLVMVIAGPWLLKTMINYTDNLFSNIPYLLD
- the fliR gene encoding flagellar biosynthetic protein FliR — encoded protein: MAISYQSIILYLSQIIWPLARISGLFLAMPLISSVLLPRSIRIIFAFTLALLVMPFIPQSMSFLYFKLDHLFFLINELLLGLLMGFVLQLVFQIFIIGGQIIAMQAGLGFAVMVDPASKASVPLVSQLYLIMVSLLFLALNGHLALLEIFLDSFRIKPIGQFNVGIAEFSSVLGFSAWMMKESVLVSLPAILSLLLVSLAFGVMSRVAPQLNLFSIGFPITLLMGFIIIRFSLPGLFDQMADSIEQGLTLIKGMLH
- the fliP gene encoding flagellar type III secretion system pore protein FliP (The bacterial flagellar biogenesis protein FliP forms a type III secretion system (T3SS)-type pore required for flagellar assembly.); the protein is MKRFTFALLFLLIPSLAFASNLSLPAVTVSPSANGETYSVNLQIILLMTLLSVIPGLLMAMTSFTRIIIVLSMLRQAIGLGQTPTNQILIGISLFLTFFVMWPVFNQINQEAIQPYISEQIDFPQALNRATQPLKQFMLRQTRKNDLALFEKFGKEQFANVSDIPMQIVIPAFVTSELKTAFQIGFILFLPFLIIDMVVASVLMAMGMMMLSPLIISLPFKIMLFVMVDGWTLVLGSLASSFAMS